In Helicobacter bilis, a genomic segment contains:
- a CDS encoding CHC2 zinc finger domain-containing protein produces the protein MIQNINEIKSNIDIVEIIQSYIPLKKSGANYITKCPFHNENTASMSVSKAKNIFHCFGCGEGGNGIDFIMKYERLDFTNAIKKAGEICGIQVEETQSKDYAKSLAIQERLEKLYYKSYKALLENEKLVEYLAKRGFKKDVLEEYGFGYCLEIDEIKAILGTQLAFSLGFLTEKGHNFFKDRILLCIRDEKNRIVGFSGRVHDFANFYKAGKYINSKESFLYKKNSILYNYTHAYEILKKHKHKKLYIVEGYFDALTCNLLGIPSLAICSANLHVNQLRLLSRLLKDDITLCIALDSDDAGRSGSIRAYKLCFENGYIETKITRLHKDYKDLNEFYTKGDVKDLPFIEYDGLDYCLKVETGLAKSIKEKKEIIQGYEKILNNTKDIFTREYIKKYLKAYISLPTQEPREYSSQEKKEQDFILTQLAQDKQKRFIMQDILNANDFFNKDVFQDILENKGSPRVREYLFKEIESIDTELFYKIAIRFKIHNLEKQRRDILRNTHIDINYIMGLNDKISELKELLEIPF, from the coding sequence ATGATACAAAACATAAACGAAATAAAGTCTAACATCGACATTGTAGAAATAATACAAAGTTATATCCCACTTAAAAAAAGCGGGGCAAACTATATAACAAAATGTCCTTTTCATAATGAAAACACAGCGAGTATGAGCGTAAGCAAAGCAAAAAATATATTCCATTGCTTTGGGTGCGGTGAAGGCGGAAATGGCATTGATTTTATAATGAAATATGAAAGGCTAGATTTTACAAACGCAATAAAAAAAGCGGGTGAAATATGTGGCATTCAGGTAGAGGAAACACAAAGCAAAGATTACGCAAAAAGCCTAGCCATACAAGAAAGATTAGAAAAGTTGTATTATAAAAGTTATAAAGCTTTATTAGAGAATGAAAAGCTTGTAGAGTATTTAGCAAAAAGGGGTTTTAAAAAAGATGTATTAGAGGAGTATGGATTTGGGTATTGCTTAGAGATAGATGAAATAAAAGCGATTTTAGGGACACAACTAGCCTTTAGCTTAGGCTTTTTAACAGAAAAGGGACATAACTTTTTTAAAGATAGAATCTTATTATGTATTAGAGATGAAAAAAACAGGATAGTAGGATTTAGTGGCAGGGTGCATGACTTTGCTAACTTTTATAAAGCAGGAAAATACATAAATAGCAAAGAAAGCTTTTTATACAAGAAAAATAGCATTTTATATAACTACACACATGCGTATGAGATTCTAAAAAAGCATAAGCATAAAAAACTTTATATTGTGGAGGGCTATTTTGATGCACTCACTTGCAATTTATTAGGTATTCCTAGCCTTGCTATTTGTAGTGCAAATTTACATGTAAATCAACTGCGATTATTAAGCCGCCTTTTAAAAGATGATATAACACTCTGTATTGCCCTAGATTCAGATGATGCAGGTAGAAGCGGAAGCATAAGGGCGTATAAACTCTGCTTTGAAAATGGATATATTGAGACTAAAATCACACGACTACATAAAGATTATAAGGATTTAAACGAGTTTTACACAAAGGGTGATGTAAAAGACTTGCCATTTATTGAATATGATGGACTAGATTATTGCTTAAAAGTAGAAACAGGATTAGCAAAAAGCATAAAAGAGAAAAAAGAGATAATACAAGGTTATGAAAAGATTCTAAATAACACAAAAGACATTTTTACAAGAGAGTATATAAAAAAGTATTTAAAGGCTTATATCTCTCTGCCAACACAAGAGCCAAGAGAATACAGCAGCCAAGAGAAAAAAGAACAAGATTTTATATTAACCCAACTAGCCCAAGATAAACAGAAAAGATTTATTATGCAAGATATATTAAACGCTAATGATTTTTTCAATAAAGATGTATTTCAAGATATTTTAGAAAATAAAGGCAGCCCAAGAGTAAGAGAATATCTCTTTAAAGAGATTGAAAGCATAGATACAGAGTTATTTTATAAGATAGCTATACGATTTAAAATACATAATTTAGAGAAGCAAAGGAGGGATATTTTAAGAAATACACATATTGACATTAATTATATTATGGGGTTGAATGATAAAATCAGCGAGTTAAAAGAGTTGTTAGAGATTCCTTTTTGA